In the genome of Balneolaceae bacterium, one region contains:
- a CDS encoding alpha/beta fold hydrolase, protein MKYTTISKKEGIVLSTEGLPIHYDLLIPGVDSGSALPVILFVHGFKGFKDWGAFPDLYEELARAGFAVVAFNLSLNGVGTSMSDFDEPELFRRETFSQDLADIGTVIEAIKNREIKSEKAMLDTDRIGILGHSRGGHTAVVAAAEYSEIQCLVTWSAVADYNRRWSDKMINDWKTQGYTEITNSRTGQTLPLDKIVYDDALENADRVIAINRVKELHIPSMFIAGKADETVPVSESEKLFRACSASEKEIRLIENAGHTFEISHPFTKEDYPPEFSEALDLTEGWFLDYLR, encoded by the coding sequence ATGAAGTACACTACGATATCAAAAAAAGAGGGAATTGTTTTATCCACAGAAGGACTGCCCATACATTACGATCTGTTGATTCCCGGTGTTGATTCCGGTTCAGCCCTTCCGGTTATCTTATTTGTTCATGGTTTTAAGGGATTTAAGGATTGGGGCGCATTTCCCGATCTCTATGAAGAACTTGCCCGGGCTGGATTTGCGGTCGTAGCATTCAATTTATCTCTGAATGGAGTTGGTACAAGTATGAGCGATTTTGACGAACCGGAGCTCTTTCGGCGTGAAACGTTCAGCCAGGATTTAGCCGATATCGGTACTGTGATTGAAGCGATCAAGAACAGAGAGATTAAAAGTGAAAAAGCGATGTTAGACACCGACCGAATTGGAATTCTGGGGCATTCCAGGGGTGGCCATACAGCCGTAGTAGCTGCTGCAGAATATTCCGAAATACAATGTCTTGTAACCTGGTCGGCCGTTGCGGATTATAACAGGCGATGGTCGGATAAGATGATTAATGACTGGAAGACCCAAGGTTACACCGAGATTACGAATTCACGAACAGGACAAACGCTGCCTCTTGATAAAATTGTGTATGATGATGCGTTGGAAAATGCGGATCGAGTGATTGCCATCAATCGTGTAAAGGAGTTGCACATTCCCTCGATGTTTATTGCGGGCAAGGCCGATGAGACGGTACCGGTTAGTGAATCAGAGAAATTATTCAGAGCCTGCTCTGCTTCAGAGAAAGAAATTCGGCTGATCGAGAACGCCGGACATACCTTTGAGATTTCTCATCCGTTTACAAAAGAAGATTATCCGCCGGAATTCAGTGAAGCTTTGGATTTAACGGAGGGCTGGTTTCTTGATTACTTAAGATAA
- the hemG gene encoding protoporphyrinogen oxidase — protein sequence MAENKIAIVGTGITGLTAAWALKRKGQQVDLFEQHGYAGGSIKTIREDNWLLEYGPNTLLLKDQKVADFLKDLGLWEERVIANPESSKRFIVKNGQLVKLPSSLVEAVSTPLFSPGGKLAVLKDLFISKTDNRDETVAQFVERRIGKEMLDYALNPFIAGIYANKPEKLSLRHTFPKMHDLEQEYGSLIWGTIAGRKKRKSDGRIDRELISFENGLHQIIERMTEQLDEIYFNHQIKKVQKLEDGWYLKSKFGDKGPYKKVVVNVPLYKWNKDLLPIQPEELEEIQTVQYPPLSVFHLGFKKDEVRHPLDGFGFLVPEKEDRNILGALFSSTLFSGRAPADSHLLTVFVGGGRDPELAKKESQSLLHIVLDELRDLIGVRNEPVFKEHVFWPNSIPGYHVGYDQVLNVFETIEKRNSHLHLAGNFRNGVSVPDCIKQGLSLAEEIGG from the coding sequence ATGGCAGAGAATAAAATAGCAATTGTTGGTACCGGGATAACCGGTTTAACTGCAGCCTGGGCACTTAAGAGGAAGGGGCAGCAAGTTGACTTGTTTGAACAACATGGATATGCCGGGGGTTCTATAAAAACGATTCGTGAAGATAACTGGCTTCTTGAGTACGGGCCAAATACGTTACTTCTAAAAGATCAAAAAGTAGCGGATTTTTTAAAAGATCTTGGATTGTGGGAGGAGAGAGTCATCGCTAATCCGGAAAGTTCGAAACGGTTTATTGTTAAGAACGGGCAACTTGTAAAGTTACCTTCCTCCTTGGTTGAGGCTGTTTCGACTCCTCTTTTTTCGCCGGGGGGAAAGTTAGCTGTCCTGAAAGATCTCTTTATCTCAAAAACTGATAATCGGGATGAAACAGTAGCTCAATTTGTTGAGCGAAGAATTGGGAAAGAGATGCTGGATTATGCTTTAAATCCATTTATTGCAGGGATTTATGCAAACAAACCCGAAAAACTTTCTCTGCGTCATACGTTTCCTAAAATGCACGATCTGGAACAGGAGTATGGCTCATTAATATGGGGAACTATTGCCGGGCGTAAGAAGAGAAAATCTGACGGCCGTATTGATCGGGAACTGATTTCATTTGAGAATGGTCTCCACCAGATTATCGAACGAATGACGGAGCAACTTGATGAGATCTACTTCAATCATCAGATTAAAAAGGTTCAGAAACTGGAGGATGGATGGTACTTAAAAAGTAAATTTGGTGATAAGGGTCCGTATAAAAAGGTAGTGGTAAATGTACCGCTGTATAAATGGAATAAAGATCTTTTACCGATTCAGCCCGAAGAATTGGAGGAAATTCAAACGGTACAATACCCACCCTTGTCCGTTTTTCACCTGGGGTTTAAAAAAGACGAAGTTCGGCATCCTCTGGATGGATTTGGGTTCCTGGTTCCGGAAAAAGAGGACAGGAATATTCTCGGTGCGTTATTCTCATCAACATTATTTTCGGGAAGAGCACCAGCTGATTCGCACTTATTAACTGTGTTTGTTGGAGGCGGACGAGATCCTGAATTAGCAAAAAAAGAGAGTCAATCTCTCCTGCATATTGTTCTGGATGAGCTTCGGGATCTGATAGGAGTCCGAAACGAACCTGTATTTAAAGAGCATGTATTTTGGCCAAACTCAATTCCCGGATATCATGTGGGATATGACCAGGTCTTGAATGTCTTTGAGACGATTGAAAAAAGAAATTCGCACTTACACCTGGCAGGGAATTTCAGGAATGGTGTTTCGGTGCCGGATTGCATTAAACAGGGCCTGAGTCTTGCTGAGGAGATTGGTGGTTAA
- a CDS encoding metal-dependent transcriptional regulator has protein sequence MSRSQSVEDYLKTIYKLESETPPDKGVSTSRLAEKMGVANASVTNMLKRLSEMKMVKYESYYGSRLTETGLKIALEIIRHHRLLELYLKEILGYSWDEVHDEAEQLEHHISEQFEDKIAELLNHPTEDPHGDPIPTKDGKMPKITLKALHSVPLETPYIVRRVKNQNPDLLRYLEKQGLIPGVKVEVLSKEPFDGPVKVKVENQTITIANNIAEDIFVVKQDVI, from the coding sequence ATGTCCCGGAGCCAATCCGTTGAAGATTACCTGAAAACCATTTACAAACTTGAGAGTGAAACACCTCCCGATAAAGGTGTATCCACATCTCGTCTTGCAGAAAAAATGGGCGTAGCGAATGCTTCTGTAACAAATATGTTGAAACGCCTCTCTGAGATGAAGATGGTTAAATATGAATCGTATTATGGTTCACGGCTAACCGAAACCGGATTGAAGATTGCATTAGAAATTATTCGACACCACCGGTTGCTGGAGCTTTACCTGAAGGAGATTCTGGGCTATTCCTGGGATGAAGTTCACGATGAGGCCGAACAGCTTGAACATCATATATCGGAACAGTTTGAAGATAAGATTGCTGAGTTGTTAAACCATCCCACGGAAGACCCGCATGGCGACCCGATCCCCACGAAAGATGGTAAGATGCCAAAAATTACACTAAAGGCACTTCACTCTGTACCACTTGAAACACCCTATATAGTTCGGAGGGTAAAAAACCAAAACCCGGATCTGCTTCGATACCTTGAAAAACAGGGACTTATTCCCGGTGTAAAAGTTGAGGTATTGTCCAAAGAACCATTTGACGGGCCTGTTAAGGTTAAAGTCGAAAATCAAACGATTACAATCGCTAATAATATTGCCGAAGATATTTTTGTCGTAAAGCAAGACGTAATCTAA
- a CDS encoding pseudouridine synthase, which translates to MANRRNDNRKKRRKQRPGSKSGRVKRSSSSPKESNTASQKKYLRDKIRLNKYIAHAGFCSRREADDYISAGKVKVNGKITTELGTKVKKNDMVQVENQTLSLEPFTYILLNKGKDTISTTDDEKDRNTVLDAVENATGHRVYPVGRLDRNTMGLLILTNDGDLAHRLMHPSYRVKKTYEVTTDRQLADAELRELLNGIELEDGPAQPAQVQQVVNVPNTIRIAVFEGRNHLIRRMISYFGAEVTKLKRIRYAGLTDKNIRVGRWRFLKQKEINDLRRLVKLDTLEFNKNE; encoded by the coding sequence ATGGCTAATCGTAGAAACGATAATCGAAAAAAGAGAAGAAAACAGCGGCCCGGTAGTAAATCCGGACGAGTGAAGAGATCTTCATCATCCCCAAAAGAATCGAATACTGCTTCTCAGAAAAAATATTTAAGGGATAAGATACGCCTCAACAAATATATTGCTCATGCCGGATTTTGTTCACGGCGGGAAGCTGATGACTATATATCTGCCGGAAAGGTGAAAGTAAACGGAAAAATAACAACCGAATTGGGAACCAAGGTCAAAAAGAATGATATGGTTCAGGTTGAAAATCAAACTCTATCACTGGAACCGTTTACCTATATCCTGTTGAACAAAGGAAAGGATACGATAAGTACTACAGACGATGAGAAAGACCGTAACACGGTTTTGGATGCTGTTGAAAACGCCACAGGGCACAGAGTCTATCCTGTGGGGCGTTTGGATCGAAACACGATGGGCTTATTGATTTTGACCAACGACGGGGATCTTGCCCACAGACTGATGCACCCAAGTTATCGGGTTAAAAAAACGTATGAAGTAACAACCGACCGGCAACTTGCTGATGCCGAGCTGAGAGAGTTACTGAACGGTATAGAACTTGAAGATGGTCCTGCACAACCCGCACAAGTTCAGCAGGTTGTGAATGTGCCCAATACTATTCGAATAGCCGTTTTTGAAGGCCGAAATCATCTGATTCGGCGTATGATATCCTATTTTGGGGCGGAGGTTACAAAGCTCAAACGGATTCGGTATGCGGGTTTAACAGATAAAAATATTCGTGTAGGGCGCTGGCGATTCTTGAAGCAAAAAGAGATTAACGATCTCCGCAGACTTGTAAAACTGGATACTCTTGAATTCAATAAAAATGAATAA
- a CDS encoding NRDE family protein, with protein MCLLVFSYKQYTDYPFVFAANRDESYSRPTKAAHVWQTTPKILAGKDQKAGGTWLGISENGRFAALTNYRQMDDIKEDTTSRGIIVKDFLLYKGKPREYLAELQRVGDKFNGFNLIAGTFDNLFYMSNRKEGIFKVQPGNHALSNAFLNTSWPKTEESSRALEKILREGEPDEDKLFKLLMNDQRYPIETLPDTGLPKDKEKAVSSVFIETDKYGTRSSTIVIVDKNNRVQFAEKTYIPGSKKTNKIVRKSFEL; from the coding sequence ATGTGCCTCCTCGTATTTTCATATAAACAGTATACCGATTATCCATTTGTTTTCGCTGCCAACCGGGATGAATCATACAGTCGTCCTACAAAAGCTGCCCATGTTTGGCAGACCACCCCAAAAATTCTTGCCGGGAAAGACCAAAAAGCAGGCGGCACGTGGCTTGGAATTTCCGAAAATGGTCGCTTTGCTGCTCTGACAAATTACAGGCAAATGGATGACATCAAAGAAGATACAACAAGCAGAGGTATCATAGTTAAAGATTTTCTTCTGTATAAAGGCAAGCCTCGGGAATATCTTGCGGAATTGCAACGGGTTGGTGATAAATTTAATGGTTTTAACCTGATTGCAGGCACATTCGATAATCTTTTTTATATGTCTAACAGGAAAGAGGGAATCTTCAAGGTTCAACCGGGGAATCATGCCCTCAGTAATGCCTTTTTGAATACGTCCTGGCCAAAAACCGAGGAATCTTCCCGGGCTCTTGAAAAAATTTTACGAGAAGGTGAGCCGGATGAAGATAAGCTTTTTAAGCTATTGATGAATGATCAGCGATACCCGATTGAAACATTACCGGATACCGGCCTCCCAAAGGATAAAGAAAAAGCCGTTTCATCTGTATTTATTGAAACAGATAAATATGGTACTCGATCATCAACAATAGTCATAGTGGATAAGAATAATCGTGTCCAATTTGCTGAAAAAACCTACATTCCGGGTTCAAAAAAGACAAATAAAATCGTTAGAAAATCTTTTGAACTTTAA
- the yidD gene encoding membrane protein insertion efficiency factor YidD, whose amino-acid sequence MTAKVLILLVKFYQLAISPYLGSNCRHAPTCSNYMVEAIREWGAVKGLWLGIKRILKCHPWGTSGVDPVPKRDKKK is encoded by the coding sequence ATTACTGCAAAGGTTCTTATTCTGCTGGTTAAATTTTATCAGCTTGCCATCTCTCCATATCTTGGTTCAAATTGCCGCCATGCGCCAACATGTTCAAACTATATGGTTGAAGCGATCCGTGAGTGGGGGGCAGTGAAAGGATTATGGCTGGGTATTAAACGAATTTTAAAATGTCATCCATGGGGAACTTCGGGCGTTGATCCGGTTCCAAAACGTGATAAGAAAAAATGA
- a CDS encoding thioredoxin family protein, translating to MKQLTTYISFILLLLLPVVTSAQSETIEPISLQQALDQAPKEGKKILVDVFATWCPYCQRMHSEVYPSEGVQNAISDYYLWVQIDIESDAKVNYHGEEMTQAEFASALENQNVPTAYFLNSEGAILGKQPGFLEQEMFVNLLNFVGSDAYLEQSFQDFMGE from the coding sequence ATGAAACAGCTTACAACATACATCTCTTTCATCTTGTTATTGTTGCTGCCCGTAGTTACTTCAGCACAATCTGAAACGATAGAGCCTATCTCATTGCAGCAGGCGCTGGATCAAGCCCCAAAGGAAGGGAAAAAGATTCTTGTTGATGTATTTGCTACCTGGTGTCCCTATTGTCAGCGAATGCACTCAGAGGTCTATCCGTCTGAAGGTGTTCAAAATGCAATTTCCGATTACTACCTTTGGGTACAGATTGATATAGAATCGGATGCAAAGGTAAATTATCACGGCGAAGAGATGACCCAGGCAGAATTTGCAAGCGCTCTGGAAAATCAAAATGTTCCCACTGCATACTTTCTGAACTCCGAAGGGGCTATTCTTGGTAAACAACCCGGTTTCCTGGAACAAGAAATGTTTGTAAATCTTCTGAATTTTGTGGGAAGTGATGCTTACCTGGAACAATCGTTCCAAGATTTTATGGGTGAATAA
- a CDS encoding NAD(P)H-binding protein, giving the protein MIISVLGCGWLGFPLAERLLSSGHIIKGSTTTEKKLNVLQQSGIDAYLLELPDSVSDEKIKDFWDCDILFLNIPPGRRNPNVKDEFPANVKKVLAKAKEHHISWIIFASSTSVYPKYGGLTREEEAEKGKAARASGEAILKGEELIKNSDIDYTILRFGGLYGYERHPVKYLSGKKDLDEGARPVNLVHQLDCVNIITEVINQKKRNEIYNVVSDGHPPRKEFYQCAAKHFDLPPPTFKKDNNTGYRIVSNEKLKRELYYEFNYPNPMDHAH; this is encoded by the coding sequence ATGATCATTTCGGTTTTAGGATGTGGCTGGCTGGGTTTCCCCCTTGCTGAACGGTTGCTCTCTTCTGGCCATATCATTAAAGGTTCAACAACCACAGAGAAAAAACTAAACGTTTTACAACAGAGTGGAATCGATGCATATCTGCTGGAACTTCCGGATTCAGTTTCGGATGAAAAAATCAAAGATTTTTGGGATTGCGATATTCTGTTTTTGAATATTCCGCCCGGCCGCAGAAATCCCAACGTTAAAGATGAGTTTCCGGCAAATGTTAAAAAAGTGCTTGCCAAAGCCAAGGAGCATCACATCTCCTGGATCATTTTTGCAAGCTCAACTTCTGTGTACCCTAAATATGGCGGACTAACCCGGGAGGAAGAAGCTGAAAAAGGAAAGGCAGCACGGGCAAGCGGTGAGGCTATTTTAAAGGGTGAGGAACTCATTAAAAATTCAGATATCGATTATACAATCCTCCGGTTTGGCGGGCTTTACGGATATGAGCGGCATCCGGTAAAATATTTAAGCGGAAAAAAAGATCTTGATGAGGGAGCAAGGCCCGTAAATCTTGTCCATCAACTGGATTGTGTGAATATCATAACAGAGGTGATCAACCAGAAGAAAAGAAACGAAATTTACAATGTAGTATCCGACGGGCATCCGCCCCGGAAGGAGTTCTACCAATGCGCGGCAAAACATTTTGACCTGCCGCCTCCCACCTTTAAAAAGGACAATAATACAGGATATAGAATTGTATCAAACGAAAAGCTAAAGAGGGAACTGTATTATGAGTTTAACTATCCAAACCCAATGGATCACGCTCATTAG
- a CDS encoding BamA/TamA family outer membrane protein, which produces MAGKISAQVIPPDTSESEEPDIRIGSEYSLLPVAGYTSDLGLFGGGLVQRIGYGNNVRPFLSNLQANFTASTKGSLVLEMEYERTRTFGTDLRSLIDFTGQRIREAYYFGIGNKTEFSDQLFDDNYYFFENRELAIYYQLRKRMASFGEYGFLDLTGSVDVSYLNGRVRDESSKFGEDMPRGIGKSWANKAGFGFIADSRDSEFSPAQGIRYEASFEVSSSVFGSDYSYSDLQFDIRHYLELFDGVVLANKLNFESIQGSAPFWDLSIIGGSYGPRGYHLNRFRGNQSILHLLELRTWLFSFWNDRIQVGSQLFWDSGRVFSDNDSNELFNNWKHSFGGGMICKFFSRDIMLRADAGISEESLRFYFGAGYVF; this is translated from the coding sequence ATGGCTGGAAAAATTTCGGCCCAGGTCATTCCACCGGATACAAGTGAGAGTGAAGAGCCGGATATACGGATTGGAAGCGAATATTCACTTCTGCCCGTTGCAGGATACACTTCCGATTTGGGTTTGTTTGGAGGAGGGCTGGTTCAGCGAATTGGGTATGGAAACAACGTGCGTCCATTCTTAAGTAATTTACAAGCAAATTTTACAGCATCAACAAAAGGCAGCCTTGTTTTAGAGATGGAATATGAACGGACCCGAACGTTCGGTACAGATTTAAGAAGTTTAATAGATTTTACAGGGCAAAGAATCCGTGAGGCATACTATTTTGGAATTGGGAATAAGACTGAATTCTCCGATCAACTGTTTGATGATAATTATTACTTTTTTGAGAACCGGGAACTGGCAATCTATTACCAGTTGCGAAAAAGGATGGCATCATTCGGAGAATATGGTTTTTTAGATCTAACCGGCTCTGTGGATGTTTCCTATTTGAATGGACGAGTAAGAGATGAATCTTCCAAGTTCGGGGAGGATATGCCCCGCGGAATTGGGAAAAGCTGGGCAAATAAAGCAGGCTTTGGATTTATAGCAGACAGCAGAGATAGTGAATTTTCGCCTGCGCAGGGAATTCGGTATGAAGCATCGTTCGAGGTTAGTTCTTCTGTTTTTGGAAGTGATTATAGCTATTCTGATCTGCAGTTTGATATTCGCCATTACCTGGAACTGTTTGATGGCGTTGTTTTAGCCAATAAACTTAACTTTGAATCAATACAGGGCAGTGCTCCATTTTGGGACCTATCCATCATAGGGGGGAGTTATGGCCCCCGTGGATATCATTTAAACCGGTTTCGCGGAAATCAATCCATACTGCATCTTTTAGAACTCAGAACATGGCTATTTTCTTTTTGGAACGATAGAATTCAGGTAGGTAGTCAACTTTTTTGGGACAGCGGACGGGTATTTTCTGACAATGATTCGAACGAACTGTTCAATAACTGGAAACATTCTTTTGGCGGTGGGATGATATGCAAATTTTTTAGCCGGGATATTATGCTACGGGCAGATGCAGGAATTTCTGAGGAATCACTGAGATTCTATTTTGGAGCAGGGTATGTATTTTAA
- a CDS encoding carboxymuconolactone decarboxylase family protein — protein sequence MASNTNSLHEFRKNREVMNEKILDLDHLGIKRFFNIDHNTYQDGALPAQTKELLGLVASTVLRCNDCIDYHLEQCAQTGSTKEQIIDALNVALVVGGSIVIPHLRHSVSTIEALEEEGVL from the coding sequence ATGGCTTCAAATACAAACTCTTTGCACGAATTTAGAAAAAACAGAGAGGTGATGAATGAAAAAATTCTGGATCTGGATCATTTAGGGATCAAGAGATTTTTTAATATCGATCATAACACATACCAGGATGGAGCTCTTCCGGCTCAGACCAAAGAATTGCTTGGTTTGGTGGCCTCAACTGTTTTGAGATGTAACGATTGTATCGACTATCACCTGGAGCAATGCGCCCAAACCGGTTCAACCAAAGAGCAGATTATTGATGCGCTGAATGTTGCCTTAGTAGTGGGAGGGAGTATTGTCATTCCGCACCTTCGCCACTCCGTATCAACAATAGAAGCTCTTGAGGAGGAGGGAGTTCTTTGA
- a CDS encoding SpoIIE family protein phosphatase — protein sequence MKPGSDTAKQDLLLMVAGLVALLLFFWLYSDFHPLPVADISLGESTANKQASEFAREFGFNFETEPVTYFQTDTQLLDSLQKQTKFKEFYSNSSNSRLFPAFYWQTNIKMGSGDEADEAFFDQEMAETIEIRLSEGGRLIGVFNEDNLLPQSIFRPDVLHYGMQTDSLQLSSISNDSLIAESLEFRFNNNTNQAAGTGRIDQNEVNYLGTPIAQRMAEYYLAKSGWPEQDFTITSVERVSIGDSEGALVRFENSISDIRTDVQVEVRILPAGSLVSMDYTHPSADEGDDLFTTIKTGIRTIVLLVGAFWIIVLLFIRFRLRLVDIKAATLVAVLAGMIFPLVLTLESVYSHLNSFGVIDTQFVFMQLIVIGFSAAFATLGFFVVTAISDSITRQSWSEKLRTVDVLRVGYFNNIPVGLAIIRGISFGFFLALGWCLILMLIPNSFITLEAGFEADNTFFPYLTEILGNFVFYLLIAQVVFLIFTGLLRSRYKSSVAAVLVPAFLFIVVYPFPFEVGSFTTELTVAGIIGLSLGIIYIREDFLTTFIAMFVFVSMLSTANGWLIENSPDASIFYSFLSLLVVGFIAGGYNIYRGSSVRELPKFVPEYIEELAQEDRIRQELKIARNVQQSFLPIETPAVEGYDITALCKPAYETGGDYYDFIPLKNDKLAITIGDVSGKGIQAAFFMTFTKGVLHALCSDYRSTIDILTKTNNMFRNNANRGTFISMIFGILDIQKNQFQFSRAGHNPLLFYKKSENKLYEFQPEGLAIGMTGEEIFRKNISEEIINLEKGDILILFTDGIVESISKTNKLYGDQRLQNLVKRNYRLSSKQLLKKLEEDLEKFGEKSAQHDDLTMIVIKKK from the coding sequence TTGAAACCCGGAAGCGATACTGCAAAGCAAGATTTACTGTTGATGGTAGCCGGATTGGTAGCTCTGCTACTCTTCTTTTGGCTTTATTCAGATTTTCATCCGTTACCGGTCGCTGATATCAGTTTAGGTGAATCTACAGCTAATAAGCAGGCTTCTGAATTTGCAAGAGAGTTTGGATTTAATTTTGAGACAGAACCGGTTACATACTTTCAAACAGATACACAGCTTCTCGACTCTTTACAAAAACAGACGAAGTTTAAGGAATTTTATTCAAACTCTTCCAATAGCAGGCTTTTCCCGGCATTTTACTGGCAAACAAATATTAAAATGGGCAGTGGGGATGAAGCAGACGAAGCGTTTTTTGATCAGGAGATGGCAGAGACCATAGAGATCAGGCTTTCAGAAGGGGGGAGGTTGATAGGGGTATTTAATGAAGACAACCTCCTGCCACAATCAATCTTCAGACCAGATGTGCTTCATTATGGAATGCAGACTGATTCGCTTCAGCTCTCCTCAATTTCGAATGACAGTTTGATAGCTGAATCGCTGGAGTTTAGATTTAATAATAACACAAATCAAGCTGCCGGTACGGGTCGTATTGATCAAAACGAGGTTAACTATTTAGGGACCCCAATAGCACAAAGAATGGCCGAATACTACCTGGCAAAATCGGGATGGCCGGAACAGGATTTTACTATTACATCTGTCGAACGGGTATCCATTGGAGATTCTGAAGGAGCTCTTGTAAGATTTGAAAACTCCATTTCTGACATTCGCACAGATGTTCAGGTGGAGGTACGAATTTTACCTGCCGGCAGCCTTGTTTCGATGGATTATACACATCCAAGCGCCGATGAGGGAGACGATCTTTTTACCACCATTAAAACAGGAATTCGTACTATTGTACTTTTGGTAGGTGCGTTTTGGATTATTGTTCTGCTTTTTATCCGCTTTAGACTGCGTCTGGTTGATATTAAAGCCGCAACACTTGTGGCAGTTTTAGCCGGCATGATATTTCCTCTCGTCCTGACTCTTGAAAGCGTTTACTCGCACTTAAATTCGTTCGGGGTGATTGATACACAGTTTGTATTTATGCAGCTTATTGTGATTGGCTTTTCTGCTGCTTTTGCAACCCTTGGGTTCTTTGTAGTAACCGCTATTTCCGATTCCATAACACGGCAATCCTGGTCTGAAAAGCTCCGTACGGTCGATGTTCTTCGTGTAGGGTATTTCAACAACATTCCGGTGGGGCTGGCGATCATCCGGGGAATCTCATTTGGGTTTTTCCTTGCTCTTGGCTGGTGTTTAATATTGATGCTGATACCCAATTCATTCATCACCCTTGAGGCTGGTTTCGAAGCAGATAACACTTTTTTTCCTTACCTGACCGAAATTTTGGGCAATTTTGTATTCTATCTTCTCATTGCTCAGGTAGTTTTCCTGATATTTACCGGATTACTGAGATCCCGCTATAAATCTTCAGTGGCAGCAGTTCTCGTCCCTGCTTTTCTATTTATAGTTGTCTATCCCTTTCCATTTGAGGTGGGATCGTTCACAACCGAGTTGACTGTTGCTGGTATTATTGGACTTAGCCTGGGTATTATCTATATCAGGGAAGATTTTCTTACTACGTTTATCGCTATGTTTGTATTTGTATCAATGCTTTCAACTGCAAATGGATGGCTGATAGAAAACTCGCCGGATGCCAGTATTTTCTACTCATTTCTCTCTTTGTTGGTTGTAGGATTTATCGCCGGCGGGTATAATATCTACCGGGGGAGTTCGGTCAGGGAGCTTCCCAAATTTGTACCTGAATATATTGAAGAACTTGCCCAGGAAGACAGGATACGGCAGGAACTTAAAATTGCCAGAAACGTTCAGCAGTCTTTCTTGCCCATTGAAACACCAGCTGTGGAGGGCTACGATATTACCGCACTCTGTAAACCGGCATACGAAACGGGTGGAGACTACTACGATTTTATACCGCTTAAAAACGACAAATTAGCAATAACGATTGGTGATGTGAGCGGAAAAGGTATCCAGGCTGCGTTTTTCATGACATTTACAAAAGGCGTACTCCACGCCCTTTGCAGCGATTACCGGTCCACAATCGATATCCTTACAAAAACAAATAACATGTTTCGGAACAATGCCAATCGCGGAACATTCATATCTATGATATTTGGGATTTTGGATATTCAAAAGAATCAGTTTCAGTTTTCCAGGGCAGGTCACAATCCGCTGCTGTTTTATAAAAAAAGTGAAAATAAATTGTATGAATTTCAGCCGGAGGGTCTTGCCATTGGCATGACCGGTGAAGAGATATTCAGGAAAAATATCTCCGAAGAGATTATCAACCTGGAAAAAGGTGATATTTTGATTTTGTTTACGGACGGAATCGTTGAGTCGATTAGTAAAACCAATAAATTGTATGGAGATCAACGGCTGCAGAACCTGGTAAAACGAAACTACCGGTTGTCTTCAAAACAGCTACTCAAAAAACTGGAAGAAGATCTTGAAAAATTTGGCGAGAAATCTGCACAACACGACGATTTAACGATGATCGTTATCAAAAAGAAATAA